From the Cohaesibacter sp. ES.047 genome, the window CCGGTAAGAAATCCGAAAAGAACGGGTTCAGGGAATATCAAGTAGCGGTGCCTTGAGGGCTGCTCAAAATAAATAGGGGCTAGTAATGAAAAAGAGCTTGATTGCAGTTGTTGCAGTAATGGGCGTCGGCTTGGCTGGCTGTCAGGGGACCGGACCGGGGCCGAAGCAGACCATCGGTGGTTTGACCGGCGCTGTTGCTGGCGGTTTGCTGGGAAACCAGATCGGAGATGGTGATGGACGCGTAGTGGCGACAGCTGCTGGCGCTGTGATTGGTGCGTTCGTTGGATCTTCCATTGGTAAAATGATGGACGACAATGACCGTCGCCTTGCCTATCAGGCGCAGAGCCGCGCCCTCGAATACGGTCGTTCCGGCGCTCCTGTGACCTGGAACAATCCAGACAATGGTCACTATGGTCAGGTGGTTCCGACGCAGGCATACACCACAAACAATCTGCAATGCCGCGACTATACGCATACGATCTACATTGATGGGCAGCCGCAGACCGCTCGCGGACAGGCATGCCGCCAGTCTGATGGTACATGGCGTCCGGTTGGCTAATTTGCCCGACTGAGTACAGTTTTTGCGACAAGGGGATAGCTAGCAACAGCTGTCCCCTTTTTCTTTTCCTATTTGGTTGTGAGCGTGAATAAGCCAGCCTGAAGATAGAAAATATTAATGGTTTACGAGAGATAAATAAGGGATCGAAAAACTCGAAAAACAACCTGGTTCAGAGGTGAAGGATGGCAGATGCTGAAAAGCTGAAGGAGAAGCTTTCTCTTTATCTTTCAACTTTGTCAGAAAGTGCTCAACGGCTTTTGCTGCGCAGCCTGGAAAACGGCGAGCGCGAAGGCAAGAGTGATGCTGCCTCTATGCTCATTCTTGCAGCCTTGCGCGAAGTCTTGTGCGACGACGAGCCGATCGTCGCGTTCCGGCGCTATGCAAAAGAGGAGTTTTTCAAATCATGTCAGCCTTTCATTACCGCCATCGACCTTGTTGAAAAAGAAAAGGCGAGAATAAGCCCTTCGTCCATCGACAAAATTTGGGCCTGGATTGAGCGAGACATCGCGACAGAAGCGCAGCAGGAGCGCCTCAACATGCCGTGTAATGGCATGGACCAAAAGGATATCGCCGGACGCTGTATCAAATTCAGAGAAGAGATGTTTGGTACAACCAACAGGTATGTCAAATCCAAGCTGCAGGATCTTGGGGGCGAACAGAAGCTGTGCAATCATCTTGGCGGTCAGACGGTGTATGAAGATCTTCTGGAAGTGCTGTCTTCATCCGATCAAGTGAAGCCTTTGGCGCCTTTCTTGTCCAAAGTACCAGCTGAGATACTCAGTTGGAGTTCTCCCGAAGGTGAAGAAGCCTACGCGACGATTTGCAAGTATGTTCAGCAATTTCCTATGAAAACAGCCTGGTTGTTCTCCGCAATCACCGAAAGGTTGGCATCACCCAGATTGCGTGTCCAATTGGCGTCCAAACTGGCTGGCTCGGACGATGCGGTTCAGATCTCGGCGACTGTGTATTCTCCTGCGATCCATCAGGTGTTTGCGGATATGGAAGCCTGCCTAGTGGCTTTCGAAACTTCATTCAATGATCATGACGATTTCGATACCCTCATCAAAAACCTGTCAACTTGGCGAGGGTTGGCAAAGGCCGTTGAAACTGAGATGGAAGTCCACCCTCAATGTCCTTGGGGTAAAGCTCTTGCGGATATGAAATTCAGACTTTCTGATATTTTGAAAGCGGAAATTGAAGCTGCACCAGGATTGATGCGAAAAGCCCTAAAGGCACCAAAGAGTGGTGCTGATGAGCATTTCGATCAAATTGCGGTCTCAGACGCAACCAGAGCGATTTTGCTTTTCCATCACACTGAGCGCATGAAAGAAACACTTGCCCTGAACGGTCCTGTCGTGCGCGCTCGAAAGGATCTGGATCAGTCCTTCGAAGTTCTCTCCACGTCAATCGTTGAACGGACCAGGCAGGCCTCTGGACCCAATGTCGACGTCTGCAAGGCCTTGGGTGATGCGGCAATTCTCTTTGCCAAGGAACTGTTCGACGAGCAATATGCCGCTGCCCTGCAGCGCCAGCTCAATGCCGCAGCTTCCACGCCTGAAAAGAAGGCTGTTGAAGCGTAACCCTCCTAAGATCTCCTTCTTGATTTGTTGATGCTCACGGTTTCCTCTCCAGCTTTGTGACTGGGGAGATGCGTGCACATTAAAACTTCGTAACAATGGAGCTTTTTTGATTCATTCCATACTAGGGCCTGATGAACATGAGTTAATTTGACTTCCATGGCAAAAGCGGATTGCTTTGGCCAAACCGAAGTGAGAGCAGGGCCTTTATGTTTTGGATTGTTGCGGGGGTTATTACCGCTATTACAGTTGCTGTTGTTGTCTATCCATTGACGCGCAAGGCGCGCAAAATGGCGAGCGCTGATTCGTATGATCTGACCGTATATGCCTCACAGCTCAAAGAGGTTGAAGGTGATGTCGAGCGTGGCCTCATTGAACAGAATGAGGCAGACGCTGCTAGGGCAGAAGTTGGGCGCCGTCTGCTCAGTGCTGAAGATGCTCTGGAAAAGCAGCGTCAAAACACGCACGGGGCATCGATCAATCCAGATGTTGCTCCGACGGCTGGTATGACAAACGGCCTGATTGCTGCGGTTGTTGCGTTGTTCGTTATACCGCTTTGTTCTCTTGGCCTTTACATAGCGCTTGGTTCGCCCGGATCCTCTGGGCAGCCTCTGGCAGAGCGCTTGAGCAAACCCCCTCAAGAGCAAAGCATGACGGAGCTTGTTGCCTCCGCAGAACGCAGACTGAAAGCCAATCCAGACGATCTGCAGGGGTGGCAGCGCTTGGCTCCGATCTATCTCTCCATGCGCCGGACGGAAGAAGCGACAAAAGCTTATCGCAATGTCCTGCGGTTGGAAGGAGAAAGCATGCTGGGCTTGGCCAACCTAGGTGAGGCCTTGGTTGTCAAAGATGCCGGGATTGTATCCAAGGAAGCGCTCGATTTGTTTCAGCGCGCAAACAAGCTTGATCCCGATCATCCCAAGCCTCGTTTCTTCCTCGCGATAGCACTTGGGCAGCAAGGCAAGGATCAAGAGGCCATAAATGCCTGGCAGGAAATGATCAATGGCTCGCCAGCTGACGCACCGTGGGTGTCTTTTGCGAAGAACCAGATATCCGCGATCCGCAATCGGATTGAGAATGCCAAAGCATTACCCCAAAACGATTCTACCACCTCCGATCAGAGTAACGAACTAGCCGCTCAAGCTCCCGGTCCGACGGAGGATGACGTGGAAGCTGCCGCAGAAATGGATGCCGGTGATCGTAAGGCAATGATCGAGGGCATGGTTTCCCGCTTGGCGGAACGTCTGGACGAGCAGGGTGGCACCGCGGAGGAATGGGTTCGACTGATCAGGGCAGAACTGGTTCTTAATCGTCCTGACATGGCTGCCAAGACTGTCAGCAAGGCCTTGGTTGCCTTGCAGTCGGATCTTGAGGGCCTTGAAAAAGTAAAAGCGGCAGCCCGTTCGTTGGGAATTTCGGTAACACAATAAAACATTGGCGAAGAACTGATGAACGACAATCGGTGTCGGTCAGTTGAAAGCAGTCAGCAAAGGGTCGAGATATGACGAGAAAACAACGTCGGATGACGATGATTGGTGGGGCGGGAGCTGTTCTCTTCGCCGCTGTCGGACTCATTCTTTTTGCGTTGCAGGATCAGATTGTCTTTTTCAATAGTCCCAGCGACGTTGTTGAAAAAGGGGTTCAGCCCGGTCAACGAATTCGCCTCGGCGGTCTGGTTAAACAAGACACTGTAATGCGAGGGCAAGGCACCGAAATTTCATTCGTCGTGACAGATGGTGGATCCGATGTAAAAGTCGCCTACAACGGCATCTTGCCGGACTTGTTTCGTGAAGGGCAGGGCGTCGTGACCGAGGGAAGTCTCACGCCAGAAGGTGTCTTCGCCGCGGATACTGTGCTCGCCAAGCACGACGAAACCTATATGCCAAAAGAGGTTGCTGCGGCCCTTAAAGAACAGGGGCACTGGCAAGGTGAAGAGCAAGAAATCCAATCCAATTGAACCAACTCGGGACGGCAAGACAGCATGCGGAATGACACAATTGACAGAACCGGAGAGACCTCATGATTGTTGAGCTTGGCCACTTCATGCTCATTCTTGCCTTTGTTTTGGCTCTCATTCAGTCTGTTGTGCCGATCTGGGGCGCACAAATTGAGGACAGTCGATTGATGGCTGTAGCGACACCGATCGCAGTTACTCAGTTTCTTTTTGTCGGCTTGTCTTTCGCCGCGCTTACACATGCCTATGTAACGTCAGATTTTTCGGTTCAGAATGTCTGGGAAAACAGCCATTCGGATATGCCTCTTCTGTTCAAATTCACCTCGGTTTGGGGCAATCACGAAGGCTCGATGCTGCTCTGGGTCTTCATCCTGGTGATTTTCGGCGCTTTGGTTGGCGTGTTTGGTCGCAACCTGCCACCCAAGCTCAAGGCGAATACCCTTGCTGTCCAAGGCTGGATCACTGCAGCGTTCCTGTCGTTCGTGCTGTTGACCTCTAACCCGTTTCGTCGGATTTCGACGGCCAACCTGCCGATTGAGGGACGCGACCTCAATCCGATTCTGCAGGACATCGGTCTCGCTATTCACCCGCCACTTCTCTATCTCGGCTATGTAGGGTTCTCAATCGCGTTTGCTTTCTCTATCGCTGCTTTGCTTGAGGGGCGGATCGATGCGGCATGGGCACGCTTTGTCCGGCCATGGGTTCTGGTCGCGTGGGCGCTTTTGACCTTGGGCATTTCGATGGGCTCGTACTGGGCTTATTACGAGCTTGGTTGGGGCGGCTATTGGTTCTGGGATCCGGTTGAAAACGCATCCTTTATGCCTTGGCTCTGCGGCACTGCTCTGTTGCATTCCGCCGTTGTGATGGAAAAGCGGGGCGCATTGAAAGTCTGGACCATTCTGCTTTCCATTCTCACGTTCTCTCTTTCACTGCTTGGAACGTTCCTTGTGCGCTCCGGAGTGCTGACGTCGGTGCACGCCTTTGCAACAGACCCCTCGCGCGGCGTGTTCATTCTGGCGCTTCTGGTTGGCTTTATTGGGGGGGGGCTTGCATTGTTTGCCTGGAGAGCTCCCTTGCTTAAACAAGGTGGTATCTTCGCTCCCATCTCTCGCGAAGGGTCGCTGGTATTCAACAATCTATTCCTATCGGCCGCGACAGCTGCCGTGCTGGTTGGGACCTTGTATCCTCTCGCTTTGGAGGCAACAACAGGGGCCAAAATCTCGGTTGGGGCTCCCTTCTTTAACGCCACTTTTGGTCCCATGATGATCCCGCTTCTCATCGCCGTGCCGTTTGGCCCCTTGCTGGCATGGAAACGCGGCGATCTTTATGGCGCAGTCCAGCGCCTTTACGCCGCTTTTGGCCTCAGTCTTTTGACCATTTTGATGTGCTATGCCCTGCTGTATGGCGGGTCGGCTCTAGCACCTCTCGGGATCGGTCTGGCGGTCTGGGTGATGATCGGTTCTCTTGCTGAGATACATTTGCGGATCGGCTTGTTCAAGCAACCTTTCGCGATCTCTCTATCGCGACTGAAAGGGTTGCCGCGCACAGTGTGGGGAACTGCGTTTGGTCATTTCGGTTTGGGAATGACAGTTCTTGGTCTCGTAGTTGCCAGCACGTATCAGACCGAAAACATCCTCATAATGAAACCGGGCGACAAGACCAACTTGGCTGGCTATGAGTTCGAGTTCACTGGCTTCAAGCAAAACGAAGCCTACAACTTTGCCGATCTGTCAGGAACCTTTGTGGTTACAACCGGCGATCGCCAAATTGCTGAACTGCATCCGGCCAAAAGGATCTATACGTCGCGCAACATGCCCACCACCGAAACGGCTATTCACACGGTCTGGGGTGTGACACAGCTTTATATGTCACTCGGTGATCAGCAGACGGATGGCGGCATCGCTGTGCGCATCTACTACAAGCCTTGGGTAACCTTCATCTGGCTGGGAACGATCGTCATGTTCATTGGCGGTGGGATATCGCTTTCAGACAGACGTCTGAGGATCGGCGCTCCGGCCCGAAAAGGGCGGGCGAAAGAGGCTGCCGGCAATGCTTGAACAGACCGCGAAGAGGGATAGATCTGATATGAAGCCCTTCAATATTCACCGGTTTCTGGCTGTACTTTTGCTGGCGATTTTGGCGATCGCTCCGACAGCATCAAGCTATGCAGTGACGCCCGAGGAAATGCTTGATGATCCGGTGCTTGAAAGCCGGGCGCGCGATATTTCGGCGGGGTTGCGGTGTCTTGTTTGTCAGAACCAGTCAATTGACGATTCCAATGCACCGCTTGCCCATGACTTGCGGGTTCTGGTCAGAGAGCGACTGGAGGCGGGGGATAGCGATGCGGAGGTCAGGAATTTTCTCGTTAGTCGCTACGGAGAATTCGTGCTCCTCAAACCAACATTCTCTGCAAAGAACCTGATTTTATGGGGATTCGGCCCGTTGGTGCTTTTGTTGGGTCTGTTTGCTGTCCTGCAGCTCTACCGCAAAAACAAACGCGCAGCCGCCCGCGCGGAGACGTCTGGGAACGCCACACTCAGCGATGAGGAACAAGCTCGGCTCAAGAAAATATTATCGGACTAGAACTCGGTCTGATTGGCAATTCATTCTCCCTGAACCTACATTGAGGTGGAAGGGCGAAACATGAGTATCGCCCCATCTCGCAGAAACATCGGGGCGGTACAGAATGGCCAGAAAAGAGCACTCCACACAACGAATGAGTTTTGAAGGAGCCTTGGGCGACGAGCTTCAGGCACGTTTGGAGCTGCCTGCCGGTCCTATTCGTGCGACTGCGATCTTCGCGCACTGCTTCACTTGTTCGAAAGATATCTTTGCGGCTCGCCAGATTTCGACTGGGCTTGCTGCTCGGGGCTTTGCTGTTCTGCGCTTCGATTTTACCGGGTTGGGTACATCCGACGGCGATTTTATCGATACTAATTTTACATCAAATATTGCAGATCTTGTTCGGGCCGCGGAGATGTTGCGCGAGGCGATTGCAGGCCCAAGTCTTCTCGTCGGGCATTCACTTGGCGGAGCTGCGGTGTTGGCGGCTGCGTCGGAAATTCCCGAGGTGGAAGCGGTCGCGACCATCGGCGCACCATCTGATATCAATC encodes:
- a CDS encoding heme lyase CcmF/NrfE family subunit, whose product is MIVELGHFMLILAFVLALIQSVVPIWGAQIEDSRLMAVATPIAVTQFLFVGLSFAALTHAYVTSDFSVQNVWENSHSDMPLLFKFTSVWGNHEGSMLLWVFILVIFGALVGVFGRNLPPKLKANTLAVQGWITAAFLSFVLLTSNPFRRISTANLPIEGRDLNPILQDIGLAIHPPLLYLGYVGFSIAFAFSIAALLEGRIDAAWARFVRPWVLVAWALLTLGISMGSYWAYYELGWGGYWFWDPVENASFMPWLCGTALLHSAVVMEKRGALKVWTILLSILTFSLSLLGTFLVRSGVLTSVHAFATDPSRGVFILALLVGFIGGGLALFAWRAPLLKQGGIFAPISREGSLVFNNLFLSAATAAVLVGTLYPLALEATTGAKISVGAPFFNATFGPMMIPLLIAVPFGPLLAWKRGDLYGAVQRLYAAFGLSLLTILMCYALLYGGSALAPLGIGLAVWVMIGSLAEIHLRIGLFKQPFAISLSRLKGLPRTVWGTAFGHFGLGMTVLGLVVASTYQTENILIMKPGDKTNLAGYEFEFTGFKQNEAYNFADLSGTFVVTTGDRQIAELHPAKRIYTSRNMPTTETAIHTVWGVTQLYMSLGDQQTDGGIAVRIYYKPWVTFIWLGTIVMFIGGGISLSDRRLRIGAPARKGRAKEAAGNA
- the ccmI gene encoding c-type cytochrome biogenesis protein CcmI, whose product is MFWIVAGVITAITVAVVVYPLTRKARKMASADSYDLTVYASQLKEVEGDVERGLIEQNEADAARAEVGRRLLSAEDALEKQRQNTHGASINPDVAPTAGMTNGLIAAVVALFVIPLCSLGLYIALGSPGSSGQPLAERLSKPPQEQSMTELVASAERRLKANPDDLQGWQRLAPIYLSMRRTEEATKAYRNVLRLEGESMLGLANLGEALVVKDAGIVSKEALDLFQRANKLDPDHPKPRFFLAIALGQQGKDQEAINAWQEMINGSPADAPWVSFAKNQISAIRNRIENAKALPQNDSTTSDQSNELAAQAPGPTEDDVEAAAEMDAGDRKAMIEGMVSRLAERLDEQGGTAEEWVRLIRAELVLNRPDMAAKTVSKALVALQSDLEGLEKVKAAARSLGISVTQ
- a CDS encoding cytochrome c-type biogenesis protein, giving the protein MLEQTAKRDRSDMKPFNIHRFLAVLLLAILAIAPTASSYAVTPEEMLDDPVLESRARDISAGLRCLVCQNQSIDDSNAPLAHDLRVLVRERLEAGDSDAEVRNFLVSRYGEFVLLKPTFSAKNLILWGFGPLVLLLGLFAVLQLYRKNKRAAARAETSGNATLSDEEQARLKKILSD
- a CDS encoding RT0821/Lpp0805 family surface protein, whose product is MKKSLIAVVAVMGVGLAGCQGTGPGPKQTIGGLTGAVAGGLLGNQIGDGDGRVVATAAGAVIGAFVGSSIGKMMDDNDRRLAYQAQSRALEYGRSGAPVTWNNPDNGHYGQVVPTQAYTTNNLQCRDYTHTIYIDGQPQTARGQACRQSDGTWRPVG
- the ccmE gene encoding cytochrome c maturation protein CcmE, whose protein sequence is MTRKQRRMTMIGGAGAVLFAAVGLILFALQDQIVFFNSPSDVVEKGVQPGQRIRLGGLVKQDTVMRGQGTEISFVVTDGGSDVKVAYNGILPDLFREGQGVVTEGSLTPEGVFAADTVLAKHDETYMPKEVAAALKEQGHWQGEEQEIQSN